From a region of the Sporosarcina ureilytica genome:
- a CDS encoding GNAT family N-acetyltransferase, with protein MFIRKAAVEDVKGIAKVHVDSWRTTYQGIVPDSYLNSLAYEEREKIWIRGIKENEIYIVEDESGQLVGFATGGKERTGKYNEYLGELYAIYLLEAAQGKGLGRKLFNRVVEDLQDKNLDSMLIWALADNPACHFYEKLGGKKVDTAEIEIAGKELKEVAYGWDCLSNIEK; from the coding sequence ATGTTCATTCGAAAAGCGGCAGTAGAAGATGTGAAGGGCATTGCGAAAGTTCATGTTGACAGTTGGAGAACCACTTATCAGGGAATTGTTCCGGATTCATATTTAAATAGTCTCGCTTATGAAGAACGAGAAAAGATTTGGATACGTGGGATAAAGGAAAATGAGATTTATATTGTGGAAGATGAAAGCGGTCAACTTGTCGGATTTGCAACAGGCGGAAAAGAGCGTACAGGCAAATATAACGAGTACCTAGGTGAGTTGTATGCGATTTATTTATTGGAGGCAGCGCAAGGGAAAGGGCTTGGCCGGAAGCTTTTTAATCGGGTTGTAGAAGATTTACAGGATAAGAATTTAGATTCAATGCTCATTTGGGCGTTGGCGGATAATCCGGCTTGCCACTTCTATGAAAAGCTAGGTGGAAAGAAAGTCGACACTGCTGAAATAGAAATTGCTGGGAAAGAGTTGAAGGAAGTTGCATATGGTTGGGATTGTTTATCCAATATAGAAAAATAA
- a CDS encoding 3-ketoacyl-ACP reductase, giving the protein MQNLKGKTALITGAGRGIGRATAIAFAKEGINVGLVGRTGANLEKVAEEIAEYGVEVTMATADVSDIESAQKAVEHIQTELGTIDILINNAGVAKFGKFLDLSPDEFKNIIDINLMGVYNVTRAVLPSMIEQSSGDIINISSTAGERGGPVTAAYSASKFGLIGLTESLMQEVRKHNIRVTALTPSTVATDLAFAENLTDGNPDNVMQPEDLAELMVAQLKLHPRVFVKSAGLWSTNP; this is encoded by the coding sequence ATGCAAAATTTAAAAGGAAAAACGGCGTTAATTACAGGCGCAGGCAGAGGAATTGGACGTGCAACAGCGATTGCATTTGCTAAAGAAGGGATCAATGTAGGGTTAGTTGGAAGAACAGGCGCAAACCTAGAAAAAGTAGCAGAAGAAATTGCCGAATATGGCGTTGAGGTCACGATGGCAACTGCGGATGTTTCGGATATTGAATCTGCTCAGAAAGCTGTGGAACATATCCAAACCGAACTAGGTACCATTGATATTTTAATTAACAATGCTGGGGTTGCCAAATTTGGTAAGTTCCTAGATTTATCTCCAGATGAGTTTAAAAATATTATCGATATTAACCTAATGGGCGTTTATAACGTTACAAGAGCTGTACTTCCTAGCATGATTGAACAAAGTTCGGGAGACATTATTAATATTTCTTCCACTGCAGGTGAAAGAGGCGGTCCTGTAACTGCTGCATACAGTGCATCTAAGTTTGGCCTGATTGGACTAACGGAATCTCTAATGCAAGAAGTTAGAAAGCATAACATTCGCGTAACAGCACTCACACCGAGCACAGTTGCAACTGATTTAGCATTTGCAGAAAATCTAACTGACGGCAATCCTGACAACGTGATGCAGCCAGAAGATCTAGCTGAATTAATGGTCGCACAATTAAAGCTTCACCCACGTGTTTTCGTTAAATCCGCTGGTTTATGGTCGACAAATCCTTAA
- a CDS encoding TIGR04104 family putative zinc finger protein has translation MPTCQNCHRRWSWKQPFNKSFTLIGGMICPYCGEKQYLTARMRKRSALMPFIIVPLILVGNHFLGPSYVAIFAFLGLLPLFFIINPFFVELPNEEEPLI, from the coding sequence ATGCCAACTTGTCAAAACTGTCACCGTAGATGGAGCTGGAAGCAGCCTTTTAATAAGTCCTTTACATTAATTGGTGGAATGATTTGTCCTTATTGTGGTGAAAAACAGTATCTGACAGCACGTATGAGAAAAAGAAGTGCATTAATGCCTTTTATAATAGTCCCCTTGATATTGGTAGGTAATCATTTCCTTGGACCTTCCTATGTTGCCATATTTGCATTTTTAGGTTTACTTCCTTTGTTTTTTATAATTAATCCTTTTTTTGTTGAATTACCGAATGAGGAAGAACCCCTCATTTGA
- a CDS encoding DUF2975 domain-containing protein, with protein sequence MKQGSTLFLKIAVFLMGIPVLALGIFGATWLAKNPFNSYYDQILYPIVIGMYLSVIPFFIALYQAFKLLSFIDKNKAFSERSVKALKNIKRCAMVISGLYVIVLPFVFFVAELDDAPGLIIVGMVPIFASMVIAVFAAVLHRLLQEAIRMKTENDLTV encoded by the coding sequence ATGAAACAAGGTTCAACACTCTTTTTAAAAATCGCTGTTTTTCTCATGGGAATTCCAGTCCTTGCGCTCGGTATATTTGGTGCGACTTGGTTAGCAAAGAACCCTTTTAATTCATATTATGACCAAATTCTCTATCCAATCGTAATAGGCATGTATCTATCGGTAATTCCGTTTTTTATTGCGTTGTACCAGGCATTTAAACTCTTAAGCTTTATTGATAAAAACAAAGCTTTTTCTGAGCGTTCTGTTAAAGCTTTAAAAAATATTAAACGTTGCGCAATGGTTATTAGTGGTTTGTATGTGATCGTATTACCATTTGTATTTTTCGTCGCAGAGCTAGATGATGCACCGGGACTGATTATAGTTGGAATGGTTCCTATCTTTGCTTCAATGGTGATCGCAGTCTTTGCAGCTGTTCTTCATAGACTTTTACAAGAAGCGATTCGTATGAAAACAGAAAATGATTTGACGGTTTGA
- a CDS encoding helix-turn-helix domain-containing protein, with translation MAIIINIDVMLAKRKMSVTELSEKVGITMANISILKNGKAKAIRFSTLEAICQALDCQPGDIIEYKPDEVD, from the coding sequence ATGGCGATTATCATTAATATAGATGTGATGTTGGCGAAAAGGAAGATGAGTGTAACAGAGCTTTCCGAGAAGGTAGGCATCACAATGGCTAATATTTCAATATTGAAAAACGGAAAGGCAAAAGCAATTAGATTTTCGACTTTAGAGGCCATTTGTCAGGCATTAGACTGTCAGCCAGGGGATATTATAGAATACAAACCCGATGAAGTGGATTGA
- a CDS encoding metal-dependent hydrolase: protein MTGKTHILGGIAASLAYAHIANEDPMIMVGAGIVGALLPDICHSGSKLGRKLPLLSKIINTLFGHRTFTHSLLFLVLIASLMNAFFPNDVVKTGILVGMVSHYILDMATRNGIKLFFPLNLTVRFPVTTRTGSKVEGIVFSILTLISFYYGFQVLGFYL, encoded by the coding sequence ATGACAGGGAAAACTCACATCTTAGGCGGTATTGCAGCAAGTCTTGCTTATGCCCACATCGCAAATGAGGATCCAATGATTATGGTAGGTGCCGGGATTGTAGGCGCTCTTCTACCAGATATTTGCCATAGTGGTAGTAAATTAGGAAGAAAATTACCGCTACTATCGAAAATCATCAATACATTATTTGGACATCGTACTTTTACACATAGTTTATTATTTTTGGTCCTGATCGCCTCGTTAATGAACGCGTTCTTTCCGAACGATGTTGTGAAAACTGGAATCTTAGTTGGCATGGTCAGTCATTATATCTTAGACATGGCAACAAGAAATGGCATTAAATTATTTTTTCCGCTTAACTTAACGGTTCGGTTTCCAGTAACAACGAGAACCGGCAGCAAAGTAGAAGGCATTGTGTTTAGTATATTGACACTAATTTCGTTTTATTATGGTTTCCAAGTACTTGGTTTTTATTTGTAA
- a CDS encoding AAA family ATPase has protein sequence MFFVQMSGFPGSGKSTISREIGKRTGAIVVDHDIVKSALLNSIEDNPIDMKIAGKISYSIDWSLIDFHLSQGQNVVFDSPCLYQEMIVRGRDLSEKYNVKYKYVECYLNDFQEINYRLKNRERMISQIKEINSEEAFKYTIENSKKPNDIQCLLIDTSRPLESYIDEVINYINV, from the coding sequence ATGTTTTTTGTTCAAATGTCTGGATTCCCTGGTTCAGGGAAGTCCACAATATCCCGAGAAATTGGTAAGAGAACTGGTGCGATTGTAGTAGACCATGACATTGTTAAATCTGCTTTATTAAACTCGATAGAGGACAATCCAATTGACATGAAAATTGCCGGTAAAATTTCATACAGTATTGATTGGTCTTTAATTGATTTTCACTTATCACAAGGGCAAAATGTTGTATTCGATAGCCCGTGTCTTTATCAAGAAATGATTGTTAGGGGCAGGGATTTGTCTGAAAAGTATAATGTGAAATACAAATATGTTGAATGCTATCTAAACGACTTTCAAGAGATTAATTATAGATTGAAAAACCGTGAAAGAATGATAAGCCAAATCAAGGAAATAAACTCTGAAGAGGCTTTTAAATACACAATAGAAAACAGCAAAAAACCAAATGACATTCAGTGCTTGCTTATTGATACTAGTAGGCCGTTAGAAAGCTACATTGATGAAGTTATAAATTACATAAATGTATGA
- a CDS encoding polysaccharide deacetylase family protein: MKKPFLFVSIIYIAVIVLVLEVITANPNEQTASIQTSANLIPTNFENENLLEQIHAYANENNREPIDAKVDTVWKAIPGYNGLEVDIEESYLAMWPNETFDEKLIVYKEVSPKVHLADLSPSPIYKGNPEKPMVTLLINVAWGNEFIPDILDTLQQHHVRAAFFFDGSWVKNNPDLAKAIYDKGHEIGNHAYSHPDLKFYSRSQTMNELKKTNDIIEETLSIKPQWFAPPSGSFNDETVTIARELDMFTILWTVDTIDWKKPETSRMVKRVVSEVHNGAMILMHPTKPVAEGLGQMIQEIKDKGYVLGTVSEMLDEKRIEQ; this comes from the coding sequence ATGAAAAAACCATTTCTATTCGTTAGTATTATCTATATCGCTGTAATTGTTCTCGTACTTGAAGTAATTACAGCGAATCCAAATGAACAAACCGCAAGCATTCAAACGTCAGCCAATCTAATCCCTACGAACTTTGAAAATGAGAACTTACTAGAACAGATTCACGCCTACGCGAACGAAAATAATCGTGAGCCGATTGACGCGAAAGTGGACACTGTCTGGAAAGCAATACCTGGCTATAATGGACTTGAAGTTGACATTGAAGAAAGTTATTTAGCGATGTGGCCAAATGAAACATTCGATGAAAAGCTGATTGTCTATAAAGAAGTTTCACCTAAAGTCCATTTGGCTGATTTATCGCCTTCCCCTATTTACAAAGGCAATCCTGAAAAACCAATGGTCACCCTATTAATTAACGTCGCTTGGGGCAATGAATTTATTCCCGATATTTTGGACACCTTACAGCAACATCATGTCCGTGCAGCCTTTTTCTTCGATGGAAGTTGGGTTAAAAATAATCCGGATTTGGCGAAGGCAATTTACGATAAAGGCCACGAAATCGGCAACCATGCTTATAGTCATCCCGATCTTAAATTTTATTCCCGCAGCCAAACGATGAATGAACTAAAAAAGACAAACGATATCATAGAAGAAACTTTATCAATTAAACCACAATGGTTCGCCCCGCCAAGTGGTAGTTTTAACGATGAAACCGTAACAATCGCTCGGGAATTGGACATGTTCACCATTCTTTGGACAGTGGATACCATCGACTGGAAAAAACCAGAAACATCACGGATGGTTAAACGAGTTGTATCGGAAGTGCATAACGGGGCGATGATTTTAATGCATCCTACCAAGCCCGTTGCAGAAGGGCTTGGGCAAATGATTCAAGAAATAAAAGATAAAGGCTATGTACTCGGAACCGTTTCTGAAATGTTGGATGAAAAACGAATTGAACAATAA
- a CDS encoding NUDIX hydrolase, translating to MEPKWLEWAKQLQSIAQAGLTYSKDKYDIERFEMIRNISVEMLSQQTKMDNNVIKELFANETGYATPKVDVRAVVFKDNKILMVKEDVENVWALPGGWGDIGLSPSEVAVKEVQEESGFEVKATKLIGVMDKKFHPHPSSAYHVYKFFIQCEIIGGKAETGIETSAVDFFAENELPPLSVARNTESQIQLAFKHLHNPQQPVYLD from the coding sequence ATGGAACCTAAATGGCTTGAATGGGCAAAACAATTACAATCTATTGCACAGGCGGGCTTAACCTATTCGAAAGATAAATATGACATTGAAAGATTTGAAATGATAAGGAATATTAGCGTTGAAATGCTATCGCAACAAACGAAAATGGACAACAATGTTATAAAAGAATTATTTGCAAATGAAACAGGTTACGCTACGCCTAAGGTTGATGTTAGAGCAGTTGTTTTCAAAGATAATAAAATTTTAATGGTTAAAGAAGACGTTGAAAATGTTTGGGCTTTGCCAGGGGGATGGGGTGATATTGGCCTGTCTCCAAGTGAGGTTGCGGTAAAAGAAGTACAAGAAGAATCGGGGTTTGAAGTGAAGGCGACTAAATTGATTGGTGTAATGGATAAAAAATTTCATCCCCACCCATCGTCTGCCTATCACGTTTATAAATTTTTTATTCAGTGTGAAATCATTGGCGGGAAAGCGGAAACGGGCATAGAAACGAGTGCAGTTGATTTCTTTGCTGAAAATGAATTGCCTCCCTTATCGGTAGCAAGAAATACAGAATCACAAATACAATTGGCTTTTAAACATTTACATAATCCGCAGCAGCCAGTATACCTTGATTGA
- a CDS encoding SIMPL domain-containing protein: protein MQSKKNDLCFISYEIHTIKRVNRKEGMEVIYYPYVLQNTRRKESVMTVIGTGSITLPPDTVQVHVEVRTENEKLTIAQQENATAMNQVIEALLNFGIENEHIQTVSYNITPQYDYIDGEQRFRGYEVSNVINVTSVVIDKIGAIIDLAVENGANGISNIQFFVADEQAAYRKALNEALNDATEKAQSMAETMHLQIDPIPIKIVEERREAPIIPRMFVAKEMSGTTPIEPGQLTINASVTVQFNY from the coding sequence ATGCAGAGTAAGAAAAATGACTTGTGTTTTATTTCATACGAAATACATACAATTAAACGAGTGAATCGTAAAGAAGGGATGGAAGTCATTTATTATCCGTATGTCCTGCAAAATACTCGACGAAAAGAGAGCGTGATGACGGTGATTGGAACTGGCAGTATCACGTTACCACCGGATACTGTTCAAGTTCACGTAGAAGTACGAACTGAAAATGAAAAATTAACTATTGCCCAACAAGAAAATGCAACTGCGATGAACCAAGTGATTGAGGCGTTATTGAATTTTGGAATTGAGAATGAGCATATACAAACTGTATCCTATAATATTACTCCTCAATATGATTATATCGATGGGGAACAACGATTTAGGGGATATGAAGTCTCTAATGTGATCAATGTAACGAGTGTAGTCATTGATAAAATTGGTGCCATCATTGATTTGGCTGTTGAAAATGGCGCAAACGGCATATCAAACATTCAATTTTTCGTTGCAGATGAACAAGCGGCGTACAGAAAAGCATTAAATGAAGCATTGAACGATGCTACTGAGAAAGCGCAATCGATGGCAGAAACAATGCATCTTCAAATTGACCCGATTCCGATTAAGATTGTGGAAGAACGGAGAGAAGCGCCAATCATTCCTCGAATGTTTGTCGCAAAGGAGATGAGTGGCACAACACCGATTGAACCTGGACAATTAACAATTAACGCTTCTGTCACCGTACAATTTAACTATTGA
- a CDS encoding ornithine cyclodeaminase family protein has translation MLIINEKEIQSIYGMNEALLDVEKVLQAMAKDKIDNPNRTVIEFPERSASSLYMPSADLVDEIATMKAVTIFPDNPAIGKPTTQGVLLVTDATNGEHLALMNASYLTRLRTGALSGLATARLAREDAAVLTVIGTGGMAFEQVLGVLAVRNIKQILLVNPTEEKAIQFGEKLRSFGINEEIQIEVIRDVAVAVRQADIICCSTRSSEPVFDGKDVKPGTHVNGVGSYLPHMREVDFEFIQRASKIVVDDLDGIKEEAGELIHAAEQPDWSFEALHGELKELVTDNIDGRTNEEEITFFKCVGAAYFDLAVAKGVYKIANEQKIGLRTEI, from the coding sequence ATGCTTATCATTAATGAAAAAGAAATCCAATCGATTTATGGAATGAACGAAGCTTTACTTGATGTTGAAAAAGTATTACAAGCAATGGCAAAGGATAAAATCGATAATCCGAATCGTACAGTGATTGAATTCCCTGAACGGAGTGCGTCTTCGTTATATATGCCGAGCGCGGACCTTGTAGATGAAATCGCAACAATGAAAGCCGTTACAATCTTCCCGGATAACCCTGCAATTGGAAAACCAACCACTCAAGGAGTACTGTTAGTCACAGATGCGACAAATGGCGAACATTTGGCGTTGATGAATGCATCTTACTTAACTCGTTTACGAACGGGTGCATTAAGTGGTTTAGCGACCGCGAGATTGGCAAGAGAGGATGCTGCAGTTTTAACAGTTATTGGTACGGGCGGCATGGCGTTCGAACAAGTATTAGGCGTCTTAGCTGTCCGCAATATTAAACAAATTTTACTCGTGAACCCAACTGAGGAAAAGGCTATTCAGTTCGGCGAAAAGCTTCGTTCATTTGGCATTAACGAAGAGATTCAAATTGAAGTTATTCGAGATGTTGCAGTAGCGGTTCGTCAAGCTGATATTATTTGCTGTAGTACACGCTCCTCAGAACCTGTATTTGATGGAAAAGACGTGAAACCTGGAACCCACGTAAACGGAGTTGGCTCTTATTTACCGCATATGCGCGAAGTAGATTTTGAATTTATTCAACGAGCAAGTAAAATTGTCGTCGATGATTTAGATGGCATAAAAGAAGAAGCTGGCGAATTAATTCATGCAGCTGAGCAACCAGACTGGAGTTTCGAAGCGTTACACGGTGAATTAAAAGAACTGGTAACCGATAACATTGACGGACGGACAAACGAAGAAGAAATTACATTTTTCAAATGTGTCGGTGCTGCTTATTTCGACTTAGCCGTAGCTAAAGGGGTTTATAAAATAGCGAACGAACAAAAGATTGGCTTGCGCACTGAGATTTGA
- a CDS encoding tetraprenyl-beta-curcumene synthase family protein, whose product MKIPSHPITLMDKVYRNIMPAVHEELRYWKKRAEEIPNDELRQQALASIEQKTFHCEGGSIMALTALGKKREAIRFIVAYQTISDYLDNLCDRSTSLDPNDFAALHESMTDALTVDAPPQDYYRFRKDQDDAGYLEELMRTCQDVLVSVPHYETIRPYMLELCKYYCDLQIHKHVRKDEREERLIVLYEQQKEFLPPMNWYEFSACSGSTLGIFCLVSYALRPDFKAVHAEMIRDGYFPYIQGLHILLDYFIDQDEDRIGGDLNFCFYYENEEQLAMRLIHFLHEADQRTKDLPDNQFHQLIVRGLLGVYLSDRKVNEQKAVKVLAKRVMKQGGMISRFFYWNGRAYRWVQQKLPAFGKKTEIINR is encoded by the coding sequence ATGAAAATACCGAGTCATCCGATTACATTAATGGATAAAGTGTATCGAAATATTATGCCGGCTGTCCACGAAGAGTTGCGCTACTGGAAAAAGCGGGCAGAAGAAATTCCAAATGATGAACTAAGACAACAAGCATTAGCCAGTATTGAGCAGAAAACCTTTCACTGTGAAGGCGGTTCAATTATGGCACTTACTGCTCTGGGCAAAAAAAGGGAAGCAATCAGATTTATTGTCGCCTACCAAACAATTAGCGATTACTTAGACAATTTATGTGACCGGAGTACATCTTTAGATCCGAATGATTTTGCTGCATTGCATGAATCAATGACAGATGCGTTAACTGTTGATGCGCCTCCTCAGGATTATTATCGTTTCAGGAAAGACCAAGACGATGCTGGTTATTTAGAGGAATTGATGAGAACTTGCCAGGATGTATTAGTTTCCGTTCCTCACTATGAAACAATTCGACCGTATATGTTGGAACTTTGTAAGTATTATTGTGACTTGCAAATTCATAAGCATGTACGGAAAGATGAACGTGAAGAACGTCTAATTGTATTGTATGAGCAACAAAAAGAATTTCTGCCGCCCATGAATTGGTATGAGTTTTCAGCTTGCTCTGGTTCTACTTTGGGAATCTTTTGTCTCGTCTCGTATGCACTTCGCCCAGACTTTAAAGCAGTACATGCAGAGATGATTCGCGACGGTTATTTCCCATACATTCAAGGTTTACACATTTTATTAGACTATTTTATTGACCAAGATGAAGACCGTATAGGTGGCGATTTGAATTTTTGTTTTTATTATGAAAATGAAGAGCAACTGGCCATGCGTCTTATCCATTTTTTGCACGAAGCAGATCAGCGTACGAAGGATTTGCCGGACAATCAATTCCATCAATTAATCGTTCGGGGCTTACTCGGGGTGTATTTATCTGATCGAAAAGTGAATGAACAAAAAGCGGTGAAAGTACTTGCGAAAAGAGTGATGAAGCAAGGTGGAATGATTAGCCGATTTTTCTATTGGAACGGCAGGGCATACAGATGGGTTCAACAAAAGCTGCCTGCATTTGGAAAGAAGACGGAAATAATCAATCGGTGA
- a CDS encoding exodeoxyribonuclease III → MKLVSWNVNGLRACVRKGFLDYFKAVDADIFSVQEIKLQEGQIDFDLEGYYQYWNYAVKKGYSGTAVFTKEEPLSVHYGVGDEETEEEGRILTLEFPEFYLVNVYTPNAQRSLARLPYRLEWEEKMFTYLKSLDEKKPVIYCGDLNVAHEEIDIRNVKSNIGNSGFTYEERGRMTKLLEAGFTDTFRYFYPEQEGAYTWWSYMNKVRERNIGWRIDYFITSKRLEPKLNDAAIHSEIMGSDHCPILLEINFW, encoded by the coding sequence ATTAGTATCGTGGAATGTGAACGGGTTACGGGCTTGTGTTCGTAAAGGTTTTTTAGATTATTTTAAAGCAGTCGATGCAGATATCTTTTCTGTCCAGGAAATCAAATTGCAAGAAGGACAAATCGACTTTGACCTAGAAGGGTATTATCAATATTGGAATTATGCAGTGAAGAAAGGATATTCTGGAACAGCTGTATTTACGAAAGAAGAGCCTTTGTCTGTGCATTATGGTGTAGGGGATGAAGAAACAGAAGAAGAAGGACGTATATTGACACTGGAGTTTCCGGAGTTTTATTTGGTAAACGTATATACGCCAAATGCGCAGAGAAGTTTAGCAAGACTCCCTTACCGTCTAGAATGGGAAGAAAAAATGTTTACGTATTTGAAGTCGCTAGATGAAAAGAAGCCCGTCATTTATTGCGGAGACTTAAATGTAGCGCATGAAGAAATTGATATTCGAAATGTGAAGTCTAATATTGGGAATTCAGGATTTACTTATGAAGAGCGAGGCCGAATGACAAAGTTGCTAGAGGCAGGGTTTACGGATACGTTTCGTTATTTCTATCCAGAGCAAGAAGGGGCTTATACATGGTGGTCGTATATGAATAAAGTCCGGGAGCGAAACATTGGATGGCGGATAGATTATTTTATCACGTCTAAACGATTGGAACCGAAGTTGAATGATGCGGCAATCCATTCGGAAATTATGGGAAGTGACCATTGTCCGATTTTGCTTGAGATTAATTTTTGGTAA
- a CDS encoding YusW family protein has product MNKRFFQLTFLLIVAGLLLFACTNRNIVTKKVDEDEKAESLGEEYGFTMFNVTFDTSEMKEALIGNYDEKVDKTEAVYENKIANVYLHGDKAMEKLDQIFKELELDAEMDDEDMIKETAKAFEVMDYKSLKLKVTFKGRDTKELMMTK; this is encoded by the coding sequence TTGAATAAACGATTTTTCCAGCTGACCTTTCTATTAATTGTCGCTGGTTTACTCCTATTTGCTTGTACAAATAGAAATATAGTGACAAAAAAAGTGGACGAAGATGAAAAAGCTGAATCACTAGGTGAAGAATATGGTTTTACAATGTTTAACGTCACATTTGATACATCTGAAATGAAAGAGGCCCTCATCGGCAATTACGATGAAAAAGTGGATAAAACAGAAGCGGTTTATGAAAATAAAATTGCTAATGTCTATCTACACGGAGATAAAGCGATGGAGAAGCTTGATCAGATTTTCAAGGAACTTGAGTTAGATGCTGAGATGGATGATGAGGATATGATAAAAGAAACAGCAAAAGCGTTTGAAGTGATGGACTATAAAAGTTTGAAGTTGAAAGTAACATTTAAAGGCCGTGATACGAAAGAATTAATGATGACCAAATAA
- a CDS encoding DUF4181 domain-containing protein codes for MGFVLFFIIIFIISVPLDRLLNKLFKVEKKKISDTSGKKIDQWGRGIITVIFLCGLIYVIYTEVEWNVARWYFISLVIAQNGLQFILEWKYLKSTNQYIVTLIYLLIGSVLIYNMENLIGLF; via the coding sequence ATGGGATTTGTTTTGTTTTTTATAATCATATTTATTATAAGTGTTCCGTTAGATAGACTCTTGAATAAATTATTTAAAGTAGAAAAAAAGAAAATCTCAGATACCTCTGGGAAAAAGATTGACCAATGGGGTAGAGGTATTATTACAGTCATTTTTTTATGTGGTCTAATCTATGTTATCTATACGGAAGTAGAATGGAATGTGGCAAGATGGTATTTCATTTCCCTTGTCATTGCACAAAATGGATTGCAATTTATTTTGGAATGGAAGTACCTTAAAAGTACAAATCAATATATAGTGACATTAATATATTTATTGATAGGTTCAGTTTTGATTTATAATATGGAAAATTTAATTGGGTTGTTTTAA
- a CDS encoding DUF420 domain-containing protein, whose amino-acid sequence MASSKIENISPNFKKRNYKPAIIILSIILIGAIGVLAGLPGYEDFDAFDVTILPLLNAIFNTFTFIFLLFALLAIIKKNVTLHRRLIYAAFVTTSLFLVSYVTFHFLAPSTPFGGEGLIAGFYYFILITHIVLAAAIVPLALTSVARAWNMENERHRKIARWTMPIWLYVSLTGVLVYILISPYY is encoded by the coding sequence ATGGCTAGTAGTAAAATAGAGAATATCAGCCCAAACTTTAAAAAACGTAATTACAAACCAGCAATTATTATCCTTTCAATTATTTTAATAGGGGCAATTGGTGTATTGGCCGGACTTCCGGGGTATGAAGATTTTGATGCGTTTGATGTGACAATTTTACCGCTCTTGAATGCAATTTTTAATACGTTTACTTTTATATTTTTGTTGTTTGCACTTCTTGCGATCATCAAGAAAAACGTTACACTCCATCGCCGTCTTATTTATGCGGCTTTTGTGACGACGTCGCTGTTTTTAGTGTCATACGTGACATTTCACTTTTTAGCGCCGTCAACCCCGTTTGGCGGAGAAGGATTGATTGCAGGTTTTTATTACTTCATTTTAATTACCCATATTGTGCTTGCGGCGGCGATTGTTCCATTGGCGTTAACGAGTGTTGCGCGTGCTTGGAATATGGAAAATGAACGTCACCGTAAAATCGCGCGTTGGACAATGCCGATTTGGCTGTATGTCAGCCTTACAGGAGTACTAGTTTATATTTTGATTTCACCATATTATTAA